The following is a genomic window from bacterium.
ACATCCACACCTTCCCAGAAGGTATTAGTTCCCCAGAGCACTGAGTTTTCATTTGATTTGAACTCTTCAATCATCCGTTGAGATGAGAATTCACCTTGCTTAAGATGACTAAAATCAGCAAATTTCTGCTCAATCTCATCAGATATTTTCCTTAACATCGCATAACTGGTAAAAAGCACAAATGTCCTACCTTGCATAATCTCCAAAAGCCCCTCGATTATTTTCCCTACATCATTATGATATTGAGCAGGTTCCAACTTCGGGTCCGCAATACCTGCGGGTAAGAAAAGAAGGACTTGCGATTGGAAGTTAAAAGGGGACGAAAGTTGTAACTCATCACATTTATCACACCCTAATCGACTTTTGATAAACTCAAATGAATTGTTTGTAGTTAGAGTAGCCGATGTTAGAACTACTGTTCCAATGGAATCGAAGACAGCGTCTTTTAAACTTTCAGCAATATTAATCGGATTGGCGTGAAGGACTATTTTTATAAATCTATGTTTTTGAACAAGTTCGAGCCAATAGACATAATCTTTGGCTTGTTGACCAATAATAAGTTCTAATGCATCTTTTATTGCCTGGACTCGGGTTTGAAAGGCAAAAATCTCTAATTGGACTTCCGCATCCGTGATTTTCTCCTTTAATTTACCGAGATTGTAGATTAAAGATTCTAAAGGTTGGGTTAAAGGATTATCAATAAAATTTGCCTGCCTCAGCCTGGTAACGAAGTTCAGTTCCTGCGAAGGAAATTTCAATAATATATTTGAGAAGAATTCATCCGCCGCATTTTTGACCTCAATCAGAGTTCTTTCTATCTTTTCTTTTGTCTGGTCATTACCTTTGATTCGGGTTAAAATTCCCTTCCCCGTCGAGGGATTATAAATAGAATCAAGCAAGAATTTAATTTGAGAATTTGAGACTTCGGCACCTAAGTAATTTGTGGCGACATCTTCTAAGTTATGTGCCTCATCAAACACAACGGCATCAAACTGCGGTAAAACCTGGTCGGCTGAGGCTATATTCGCAAAGAATAAATGGTGGTTGACAACCAGGATTTGAGAAGAGTATTGTTTTTTTCTGGCTTTATAATAATAACAATCATTAAAATGAAGACATTTTTTGCCCAGACACAGGTCAGGTTCCCGGCAAAGTTTATTCCAGATTGCCGGGCTGGGTTCAAAAATCAACTCGGATTTTAACCCGGTTTGGGTTTTCTTTTGCCACTCAGATATCTTTTTAAATTCTTTGACCTCTTCTTTAGTTTCAAACAATCCCTGAGTTTGGGTCTGGAAGGCACGACGAAGGCAGAGGTAATTATTGCTTCCAACACACAAGGCAAAGGAAAAATTGACGGTTAATATCTTTTTTAAAAAAGGTAAGTCATGAGTGATGAGTTGTTGCTGAAGGGTTTTTGTGTAAGTAGAAATAACAATTCGTTTATCCTCAGCAGTTGCCCAATAAATAAAAGGGACTAAATAGGCTAAACTTTTACCTGTGCCGGTTCCCGCCTCAACAAACAGATGATTTTTGTTAGAAATAGCGGAGTCAATTCTTTTGCTCATCTCGATTTGTTGAGGTCGGTATTCATAGGTTTTAAGTTGATTAGCCATTATTCCATTTTGTCCAAATATTTTACTATAATCTTGCATTTCGTTAATAACTACTTAAGCGTTCAGCCACAGAGGCACAGAGTTCACAGAGAATTAAGGAAATTAGTCACATAAGGATACGAATTAACTATCATAAATGTAGTGCGAACCTTTAGACTTTTCACCGAGAATTGCTGTTTCCTGCAAAAGTTTGTTGACAAATTCTTAAAAATATGATAATATTTATTATTCTAAACTAAAACCTTTGAAAGGATGTCAGGAATGGGTAGTGTTGTAAAAAAACGAAGGAAAAAAATACGAAAACATAAGTATAAAAAATTACTCAAGAGAACAAAACATATACGAAAAAAGTAAGTTAATCTATTATTTCACGGATTAGCATAAAACATTCTACTGCCCGTTTACCTACTTCTAACCCACGTTTTTGGGCATAGGTAGTGACGGCTTCGATTGAGCGGGGGTGTGGAAATTGGCGTAACTCACTTTTGTATGCCTTCATCGCCTGGATTTTAAGATGCAAAACATCTGAAATATCAACAAATACATTAGGTAAAAATTGGTTTGTAAGAATAGGTGCATTCCATTCTGAAGAAGAAGGTGTTTCGTAAATAAACACTTTCTTGATGGAACTTTTTAGCCCAGGGCGAACCGCAACCATAGTTGATTCAAATACTAACCGA
Proteins encoded in this region:
- a CDS encoding AURKAIP1/COX24 domain-containing protein; this translates as MGSVVKKRRKKIRKHKYKKLLKRTKHIRKK
- a CDS encoding helicase C-terminal domain-containing protein; this encodes MQDYSKIFGQNGIMANQLKTYEYRPQQIEMSKRIDSAISNKNHLFVEAGTGTGKSLAYLVPFIYWATAEDKRIVISTYTKTLQQQLITHDLPFLKKILTVNFSFALCVGSNNYLCLRRAFQTQTQGLFETKEEVKEFKKISEWQKKTQTGLKSELIFEPSPAIWNKLCREPDLCLGKKCLHFNDCYYYKARKKQYSSQILVVNHHLFFANIASADQVLPQFDAVVFDEAHNLEDVATNYLGAEVSNSQIKFLLDSIYNPSTGKGILTRIKGNDQTKEKIERTLIEVKNAADEFFSNILLKFPSQELNFVTRLRQANFIDNPLTQPLESLIYNLGKLKEKITDAEVQLEIFAFQTRVQAIKDALELIIGQQAKDYVYWLELVQKHRFIKIVLHANPINIAESLKDAVFDSIGTVVLTSATLTTNNSFEFIKSRLGCDKCDELQLSSPFNFQSQVLLFLPAGIADPKLEPAQYHNDVGKIIEGLLEIMQGRTFVLFTSYAMLRKISDEIEQKFADFSHLKQGEFSSQRMIEEFKSNENSVLWGTNTFWEGVDVPGQDLECVVITKLPFAVPDDPIIEAKMEYLREKGIDPFWAYQVPQAIIQTRQGFGRLIRRKNDIGVVAILDPRVKTKGYGRLFLNSLPKCQIAFNLEQVRKFYQAKKQIDFLVTVQV